CCTAGGATCAGGGAGCAGATAAGCATTAAGCAGGGCCAGACCACGGTACTCAACTTTCCGGCGCCGGGCATCATGAGCATTACGCAGGCGCTGGCCGGCTTTGGCAGTTTGTATGTGCTGGAGGCAGACGGCAGCCAGCGCTGGATTCATAACTTGCCAGAGACCAGTAGTAAAATTAATTTACCTTTACAGCCGGGCCGTTACCGCCTGGTTTTCAAGATGAAGAATGCCACCAGCCTCTTCACAGATGTAAAGGACTTTACCATTAAATCAAATCAAACCACATCGCTAAAACTTTTCAACTAAGATAGATGAAAGATTTCCCATACACCGAATCAAAAGACACGCGCTCCGGTTTCGGGGCTGGCCTATTGGAACTGGGCCGTACCAACCCGAACGTGGTAGCTCTTTGCGCCGACCTGACCGGCTCTCTGAAAATGGACGCCTTCCAGAAAGAATACCCAGAGCGTTTCTTCCAGGTGGGCATTGCCGAAGCCAACATGATTGGACTGGCCGCTGGTATGACCATTGGCGGTAAAATCCCGTTCACGGGTACGTTTGCCAACTTCTCTACGGGCCGCGTGTATGACCAGATCCGTCAGAGTGTGGCTTATTCTGGCAAGAACGTAAAAATCTGTGCGTCGCACGCCGGCTTAACTTTGGGCGAGGACGGAGCCACGCACCAGATTCTGGAGGATGTGGGCATGATGAAGATGCTACCTCACATGACGGTCATCAACCCATGTGACTTCAACCAGACCAAAGCCGCCACTATGGCCATTGCTGAATTTGAAGGCCCGGTGTATTTGCGCTTCGGGCGCCCGGTAGTGCCTAACTTCACGCCCGCTGACCAGAAGTTTGAGATTGGCAAGGCTTTGATGCTGAATGAAGGCACCGACGTGACCATCATTGCCACCGGTCACCTGGTTTGGAAAGCTATCTTGGCCGGTAAGATTCTGGCAGAGAAAGGCATCAACGCCGAAATCATCAACATCCACACCATCAAGCCACTAGACGCCAGAGCCATCTTGGAATCTGTGCGCAAAACAGGT
The nucleotide sequence above comes from Nibribacter ruber. Encoded proteins:
- a CDS encoding transketolase family protein, with the protein product MKDFPYTESKDTRSGFGAGLLELGRTNPNVVALCADLTGSLKMDAFQKEYPERFFQVGIAEANMIGLAAGMTIGGKIPFTGTFANFSTGRVYDQIRQSVAYSGKNVKICASHAGLTLGEDGATHQILEDVGMMKMLPHMTVINPCDFNQTKAATMAIAEFEGPVYLRFGRPVVPNFTPADQKFEIGKALMLNEGTDVTIIATGHLVWKAILAGKILAEKGINAEIINIHTIKPLDARAILESVRKTGCVVTAEEHNYMGGLGESVARVLAQELPSPQEFVATQDTFGESGTPDQLMEKYGLNEQAIVAAVEKVIARKKQ